A genomic region of Bactrocera dorsalis isolate Fly_Bdor chromosome 3, ASM2337382v1, whole genome shotgun sequence contains the following coding sequences:
- the LOC125777180 gene encoding uncharacterized protein LOC125777180 isoform X2, whose product MFLFKSQIPDSDFFIASSEFTNINTTNNTKLEEKLVIIIANQNIIKRQQAETLAMFKQLFEKDVGSYGTRSVFPLSNLEALKKLNADIVAGSSADYIKIIKNIIGKTGIIKSIEGIFERSLIVQLNYDGIHSKYSLKECKGLIDCLFEASMKEG is encoded by the exons atgtttttatttaagtcgCAAATCCCCGATTCTGATTTCTTTATCGCTTCTAGCGAGTTTACCAATATAAATACAACGAATAACACTAAATTAGAAG AAAAACTTGTTATCATTATAGCCAACCAAAACATCATAAAGAGACAACAAGCAGAAACGTTGGCGATGTTTAAGCAGCTATTTGAAAAAGATGTAGGCTCCTATGGAACGAGAAGTGTGTTCCCGTTGTCCAACTTGGAAGCATTAAAAAAACTGAATGCAGATATAGTGGCAGGTTCCAGTGCAGACTAT ataaaaatcattaaaaatataataggcAAAACGGGGATTATTAAATCTATTGAGGGTATTTTCGAAAGGAGTCTTATTGTTCAGTTGAACTACGATGGCATTCATTCCAAATACTCCTTAAAGGAATGCAAGGGGTTAATCGACTGCTTGTTTg aGGCATCAATGAAAGAAGGATAG
- the LOC125777180 gene encoding uncharacterized protein LOC125777180 isoform X3 has protein sequence MFLFKSQIPDSDFFIASSEFTNINTTNNTKLEANQNIIKRQQAETLAMFKQLFEKDVGSYGTRSVFPLSNLEALKKLNADIVAGSSADYIKIIKNIIGKTGIIKSIEGIFERSLIVQLNYDGIHSKYSLKECKGLIDCLFEASMKEG, from the exons atgtttttatttaagtcgCAAATCCCCGATTCTGATTTCTTTATCGCTTCTAGCGAGTTTACCAATATAAATACAACGAATAACACTAAATTAGAAG CCAACCAAAACATCATAAAGAGACAACAAGCAGAAACGTTGGCGATGTTTAAGCAGCTATTTGAAAAAGATGTAGGCTCCTATGGAACGAGAAGTGTGTTCCCGTTGTCCAACTTGGAAGCATTAAAAAAACTGAATGCAGATATAGTGGCAGGTTCCAGTGCAGACTAT ataaaaatcattaaaaatataataggcAAAACGGGGATTATTAAATCTATTGAGGGTATTTTCGAAAGGAGTCTTATTGTTCAGTTGAACTACGATGGCATTCATTCCAAATACTCCTTAAAGGAATGCAAGGGGTTAATCGACTGCTTGTTTg aGGCATCAATGAAAGAAGGATAG